The following coding sequences lie in one Capsicum annuum cultivar UCD-10X-F1 chromosome 5, UCD10Xv1.1, whole genome shotgun sequence genomic window:
- the LOC107870658 gene encoding E3 ubiquitin-protein ligase RHA2A produces MGLQNQLTDVSTESIPILLVTLLINCLGNLRSFIFSFSQFFVMSTSQMNHHPPVHREDVLYETVGSGLAGMVMLAEQLNLNRMFSYAFDDQGDDEASGSSCVVCLSRFGDGEHVRKLSCKHIFHKECFDGWLDTFNFICPICRSPLVSDERVDITRRRVVWDVLDWFSLR; encoded by the coding sequence ATGGGATTACAAAATCAATTAACGGATGTTTCTACTGAATCAATCCCAATCTTACTAGTTACCCTTCTTATTAATTGCTTAGGCAATCTCCGttccttcattttctctttcagtCAATTCTTCGTCATGTCGACTTCTCAAATGAATCATCATCCTCCAGTTCATCGAGAAGACGTTCTATATGAAACAGTGGGTTCCGGTCTAGCCGGGATGGTTATGCTAGCCGAGCAGCTCAATTTGAACCGGATGTTTTCATATGCTTTCGATGATCAAGGTGATGATGAAGCATCCGGTTCGAGCTGCGTTGTTTGCTTGAGTAGGTTTGGTGATGGTGAACATGTAAGGAAATTGAGTTgtaaacatatttttcataaagaaTGTTTTGATGGATGGTTAGATACTTTCAATTTTATTTGTCCAATCTGTCGATCGCCTTTAGTTTCCGACGAGCGCGTGGACATCACGCGAAGGCGCGTTGTGTGGGATGTGCTTGATTGGTTTTCTTTAAGATGA